In one window of Photorhabdus laumondii subsp. laumondii DNA:
- a CDS encoding reverse transcriptase family protein: MPKGFSFKDTFTPIQRKESLIGLLGIKDIEKFESLLRDGVENAYYIKPPIKKKNGGERIVYAPNRMLKSILRKINNRIFNQINFPDYLYGSIPDKENPRDYILCAHQHCKAKILIKLDIENFFPTMKTKFVFNIFKDLFKFSDEVSNILTKLTTYDGFVPQGAPTSTYLANLYFYDCEPNKVNYLRSLGFRYTRLIDDITVSRLKKEGDWKFVETIISEFITQKELSVNKDKTQLLSANSPQSFKVHGLCIEETTPRFTKNERINIKTQVKRVVKTGYNRDNIRMQKNYHDVYFSVKGKITKLKRVNCPDYPLLKKLLAKHCDPLPEHKEIKRINRVISNLSKDHATFGSTERYRSRYFQVIFRLEILKKLYPVEANEFKARLKLISPIKNEN, encoded by the coding sequence ATGCCAAAGGGTTTCTCGTTTAAGGATACTTTTACTCCCATTCAAAGAAAAGAAAGCTTAATCGGCTTGCTGGGGATAAAAGATATTGAAAAATTTGAAAGTCTGCTTAGAGATGGTGTTGAAAACGCATATTATATTAAGCCACCGATTAAGAAAAAAAACGGTGGTGAACGAATTGTTTATGCACCAAATCGAATGCTTAAATCAATTCTTCGAAAAATAAACAATAGAATATTTAATCAAATTAATTTCCCTGATTATTTGTATGGTTCAATACCAGACAAAGAAAACCCTCGCGATTACATTTTATGTGCTCATCAACATTGTAAAGCAAAAATTCTTATCAAACTTGATATTGAAAATTTTTTCCCTACAATGAAAACAAAATTTGTTTTCAATATATTCAAAGACTTATTTAAGTTTTCTGATGAAGTATCAAACATTTTAACAAAGCTTACTACGTATGATGGTTTTGTTCCACAAGGTGCCCCAACAAGTACTTATTTAGCAAACTTATATTTTTATGATTGTGAGCCAAATAAGGTAAATTACCTACGTAGTCTCGGTTTCAGATACACTCGTTTAATTGACGATATAACAGTATCTCGCTTAAAAAAAGAAGGTGATTGGAAATTTGTTGAAACTATCATTTCAGAATTTATAACGCAGAAAGAATTATCAGTGAATAAAGATAAGACTCAATTATTATCAGCTAATTCACCACAATCGTTTAAAGTACATGGACTATGTATAGAAGAAACAACTCCACGATTTACAAAGAATGAAAGAATAAATATAAAAACACAAGTAAAGCGAGTTGTAAAAACAGGATATAATCGTGATAATATCAGAATGCAGAAGAATTATCATGACGTCTATTTTTCTGTCAAAGGGAAAATCACTAAATTAAAACGAGTTAATTGTCCTGATTATCCTCTTCTAAAAAAATTGCTGGCAAAACATTGCGATCCCCTCCCAGAACATAAAGAAATAAAAAGAATTAATAGGGTGATATCTAACCTATCAAAAGATCATGCTACTTTTGGTAGCACTGAAAGATATAGAAGCCGTTATTTTCAAGTCATATTTCGCTTAGAAATTTTGAAGAAACTGTATCCTGTAGAGGCAAATGAGTTCAAAGCTCGTCTAAAATTAATAAGTCCAATTAAAAATGAAAATTAA
- a CDS encoding retron Ec48 family effector membrane protein, with protein MISTAIMVFLDIIIKRDWTFCFSEECILTAEQIFKTPISLLKQSLIFIPVFVFFIGLYNYKLAIINTKNDNILNKERDFYAYLKENPSDKEDLLKALNKKKLFNALFDDELNFNTGAKEKIELYIKNRKSHGVITLLDENKKEAYKKIYL; from the coding sequence ATGATTTCTACGGCAATCATGGTTTTTTTGGATATTATCATCAAACGAGATTGGACATTTTGTTTCTCTGAAGAGTGTATTTTAACGGCAGAACAAATTTTCAAAACACCAATTTCTCTCTTGAAACAATCGCTGATATTTATACCTGTATTTGTTTTTTTTATAGGTCTATACAACTATAAACTTGCGATTATAAATACAAAAAATGATAACATATTAAACAAAGAACGAGATTTCTACGCCTATTTAAAAGAAAACCCAAGCGATAAAGAAGATCTATTGAAGGCATTAAACAAAAAGAAACTTTTTAATGCTCTATTCGATGATGAATTGAATTTTAATACCGGTGCAAAGGAAAAAATAGAATTATACATTAAAAATAGAAAATCTCATGGAGTAATAACCTTACTTGATGAAAATAAAAAAGAAGCCTATAAAAAAATATACTTATAA